The DNA region GATTGCACTCTGCGTCATCGGCTTGCCGGCCTTGGCAGCAGCGGCCTTTGCCGCATCTAAGCTCGCGGCAGTGGTGCCAAACGTCAAGGTGAACGTGGTCATGAGGTAGAACAACACATACGTTGCCAGCATGATGAAGGTGCCCAAAATGAGCTGCTTCCAGCTGGTGCGAAATACCCGACCAATCGGCAGTTTGGAAACTTCGCCTTGCTCAACGACTTTTTGAAACGCCGGAGTTTCCACCAATTTGAGTCGAACATAGAGACCAATAATCACCATGACCGCACTGGCCAGGAAGGGGATACGCCAGCCCCACGCGGCAAAAGCATCAGCAGACAACGTGAGGTTGAGCAGCAAGAAGAGCAGGTGCGCAATAATGAAACCGATTGGCGCACCGAGTTGCGGAAAAGTGCCGTAAATAGCTCGCTTGTTTTTGGGCGCATTTTCAGTGGCCAGCAACGCCGCACCACTCCACTCGCCGCCCAGAGCCAAGCCTTGAGCAAAGCGAAGCACTACAAGCAACGCCGGCGCCCAGAATGTCCAACCACCTATCTGCGCTGTTGGCAAACAACCGATCAAAAACGTTGCGATACCCATTGTAAGCAGCGATGCAACCAACGTGCCTTTGCGCCCTACCCGGTCGCCAAAGTGTCCGAACAGAATCGAACCAAGCGGCCGGGCGACAAAGGCAACACCGAAAATCGCAAACGAACTAAGCAACTGGGTGACGTCATCGGCATTAGGGAAAAACAGTTTTGGGAAGACCAAAACTGCGGCCGTGGCATAAACATAAAAGTCATAAAACTCGATCGAGGTTCCGACCAAGCTCGCCAAAATCACACGTCCTCGTGTATTGGCTTTGGGAATCTCTGTATCTATAGTCGACATCGCTGCGAGCTTTCCACTAAAGACAGCTCCGCGCTTTCAGACTCCCCAGAGTCCCGCACGCCAAGCTGCCGCATCCTCAATGATTTAGTCATAGTAGACCCGTAAGCACAGGAAACTTCCATCCCTCGGACGGCATGCCCATTATTCGGACGCGATCTTGCGACAGTCTGACGCTAAACCGAAATGCGTTCGCCCAAGAGCGCCTTGATAGAGTCCAGGCTGAATTGAACGCCATCTTGCGTTGCCATCTGCAAGGCAATCTCAGCCGATCGTTCACGGATCGCAGGTTGCTGGGCTGCTTCGAAAGCCGCGCGGAGATCAGCTGCGGTAGCTTCGAACCCGTCCACCTTCACCGCAACTCCGGCAGCAACTAGTGAGTCAGCATTCTGGAACTGGTCGACTGCCTGCGGTGCCGCAATCATCGGCACGCCCAAGCTGAGTCCTTCGCGAGAGCCACCCATCCTCGCGTGCGTCAAAAACAGCTCGGCATTCTTGAGGATCGCTACCTGCGGTACCCAAGAATGCACCTCAAAGTTCGCTGGAATATCACCCAGCTCCTCGACGGCTGTCAACGGCCCAATCTGCAGCACAACATGCCAGTCTTCAAGGCCGCCAAAGGCCTCGATGCATGCCCGGTAGAACGCGACATTTCGGGTAAAGGTGGAGCCGAGCGACATGAGCATCACCTTTTTGTCCGTTGGCAGATTCCAATCAACCTCACTCTGCGAATCGCTAATGGCGACGCCGGCAAAGTGATAGACGCTGCGATCAACCTTTTCCGGATGCGGCTGCAAGGCTTCAGGAATGAAGACCAAAGCATTTTGAGGCCGGGAATTGAAGCCGACACGGTCGCTCCACTCTTCGAGCCCAAACTCCCTCAGTGTTCGATGCGAATCTTCTTTTGCTGCCACGAACGTCGGATCGCTCAGATCGACACTACCCATCCGCTTCAGCATCTACTCTTCCGCGCCGTCCCACGCAGCAAAAGCCGGAACCATCGCCACCGCGGGCACATTCATTTTCTCGGTAAAGATGCCAGCCGCAGGAGCTCCTGAGCCGAAGAGCACCAGATCTGGTCGGTCTGATTCAAAAAAAGCGCTGAGTACCGGCAGCATTGCAGCGGTGTCATTGGCCATGAGGATCATGCCCGTAGCCGGGTTCAGTTTCTGAATGTCGCCGGCAAAAGCTGCTTTCGACGTCGAATCAGCAGCGTTCGTTGCGCCGCCTAGCCGAGGGAAAGCGCTTTCGTAACCAACAAATTCGGCACCAGTACCCTCAATGACCTCACGGAATCCCTCACCCATCAAATAACTGACCCGATAGCCCGATTGCACCAAAGCCCGAATGACCTCTAAGTGCGGATACACATGCCCCGCAGCTGGCACCGAGGCCCTCAAGATGTGCGGGGCGGTTGTGCTGTTGAGTTCAGTCATTGGTAGATGCTCCTTGAAAGTCCGGGGTTGTTGGTTGCTTATGGCACCAAAATAGCCAAACATTATCAAAACTGGCTGAACAAATAACGTGAAAGCGCTCTGTCTAGAAGGCGCGCAGCGAAGCGTCTGCAGATTCAAACAGTCGGGACTTAATGGTGCCCAAAGTTGCCTTGTCTTTACCCAAGAGCGAAGCGGCTAGTTCCTGGCCGGCAGCGGCCAATTCCGCCTCGGAAACGGCCCTATCCACAATGCCCCAGCTCGCCGCATCAACCCCGGAGAGCCGCTGCCCGGTAACCATCGAGGCAACCGCTGCCTGCGGCGTCAGCTTGGCTTGGATCAAAGCGGTCATTCCGGGCGTAATACGGAATGTGAATATCAACTTCTGGAAAACAGAAATAACCTCGATCGTTGCGCATAATCCGGAAATCGTGCGCAAGAGCAAGCATTGCCCCCGCACCGAAGGCATGCCCATTGACCAGGGCAATCGTTGGCACCGGCAGCGTCAGAAATCGGGCCAGCAATACTTGAACACGGGCAGCATAAGAATTGAACTGGTCGAAGTGCTCTTTGACCCAATCCAGATCTAGCCCGTTAGAAAAGAACTTGCCGGTGCCAGTGGTCAGCAAAACGGAAGAATCGCCGTCGACTACTTCCTCTAGCGCTTTCTCGACCTCGGAAAGCCAGGAGTCAGTAAACCGATTCTCGGTATCGCCCACATTCAAAAACGCGATTCCGTCGTGGTGTTCTAGGGTTGCCGCCATGATACGAATTCCTTCCGAAGTTTCTCTGAATGTACCAAAGCCATGCTCAAACCGCTTTTGCCGAGGAATGCTGCCTTCATTTCATTGAACCAATGCCCAGTCAAGAGTTAGGCTCCTTGAGGTTGCCCAACGGATAGGAATGATCTTCATGTATGACGTCGTAATTGCCGGTGCCGGGCCAGTCGGACTCTTCCTTTCTTGCGAGCTACGTTTAGCTGGCCTGTCCGTTCTGGTTCTGGAAAGCGCGTCGGATCCGTACTCAGCACTCAAGGGCCGCCTTTTGGTATGCGTGGCCTCTCCATACCCACAGTTGAAGCGCTTTATCGACGTGGCCTGCTAGCAGATATTGCGGTATCCAAAGCACCAAACGCGCCAGCGAAAGTTGCGTCAGCGGACACGCCGCAATCAGCCAAACCTCGCCGTCAAGCTGGACACTTTGCTGGGATCCCTTTTGATGAGGAAAATATCGATAGCTCACGGTGGCCCTACCGGCTGCCGAATCCAGCCGAATCAACCGTGGGCACCACCATGGAACGAGTCGAATCGGCTCTCACGGCTCGGGCCCTTGAGCTAGGTGTGGAAATCAAGCGCGACGCCGCAGTAGAAGGCTTCAGCCAATCGGATGAGGGCGTGCGCGTTAACGCCGCTGGCGAGGTTTTTCAGGGCAAATGGCTGGTTGGTTGCGACGGCGGTCGTAGCACAGTCCGCAAAGCTGGCGCTTTTGAGTTTGGCGGCACCGACCCGGAGTTCACTGGTTATTCGGTCCAGGTGAAGATCTCAGATCCGGACAAGCTCAACATGGGTCGGATCTATACCCCTACTGGTATGTATTTCCAATCGCAGCCCGGAATCATTGCCATGGTTGCCTTCGATGGAGGCTCCTTTCACCGGAGCGAAGCAATAACCCTGGAACATGTGCAAGAGGTGCTGCGACACATTAGCGGCACTGAAGTCACCTTGACCGCGCTTGAGCTTGCTGCGACGTGGACTGACCGCACTTACCAGTCAACGAATTACCGCAACGGGCGGGTGCTGATTGCTGGCGATGCCGCCCACATCCACTCGCCTTTGGGCGGGCAAGGACTCAACCTGGGGCTGGGCGATGCGATGAACCTGGGCTGGAAGCTTGCCGCCACCATTCGTGGCACCGCTTCGAGTACCTTGCTCGACAGCTACGCTAGCGAGCGGCATCCGATCGGTGCCAAAGTGCTCAACTGGTCCCGCGCGCAAGTGGCGTTGATGCGACCAAGCCAAAGTTCTCGTGCGCTTGAAACGATGATTCGGGATCTCATTGGCACACGCGATGGCGCAACGTACTTTGCTGAGCAACTTTGGGGCGTCTCATTGCGCTATGACCTTGCTGGCAACCATCCGTTGATCGGGCGCAGCTTGCCAGACTTTGAATTTGCCGATGGCACCAGGCTGGGTCCGTTATTGAAAGATGGCTTGGGCGCATTGCTCAATTTCACCGGCAACGCGGAGCTTCGGCTACTCAGCGAGCGCCTGGGGAACTCAATCAGCTACTTCGAGGGACAAGTGCAGGATAATTTGGGCCTCAGCGCGGTTCTGGTCCGCCTCGATGGCTTCGTCGCCTGGGCTACCGACGGCGAACCCGACGTGGCTGAGATCGACGCCGCTCTTTCCGAGTGGCTTTAGCTACATGTGAACGTGTAGGCGCCGAGCTGCTTCTGAAATAGAGCCAGAAAGCGACGGGTACACGGTAAAGGTATTAGCTAAGTCATCCACGTGTAGTTTCTGCGTCACCGCGATGGCGATCGGGAAGATCAGCTCCGAGGCGTTGGCACCAACCACCACGCCGCCAATCACCGTGCCGGAACCCTTGCGCGCAATGATCTTGATAAAGCCGTCCTTTGCGTTACGCATTTTGGCGCGCGCGTTGGTTTGCAACGGCAGCTTCACCACATCGCCCTGATACCGACCAGATTCCAGGTCAGCCTCAGAAATACCCACCGAAGCAATTTCCGGCGAGGTGAAGATGTTCGAAGCAACTTGGGTGAGTTTCAGCGGACGCAGCCCGTCACCGAGCAAGTGTGCCATCGCGATCCGGCCCTGCATCGCGGCAACTGAAGCGAGCGCCAGCACTCCGGTGCAATCCCCCGCAGCGTAAATATTTGGCGCAGAGGTGCGTGAGACGCCGTCGACCTTAATGTGACCAGATTCAGTCAAAGCCACGCCGGCGGCTTCTAGGCCAATACCTTCGGTCTTCGGAATCGAGCCAACACACACCAGGCAGTGCGACCCACTGACCTGACGGCCGTCGGAAAGCGTCACGAGTACCCCCTCCTCGGTGCGCTGCACGGATTCGGCTCGTGAACGTGAAAGCACCGTCATACCGCGGCGTTCAAAGACGTTTTCAAGGACTTCGGCAGCGTCGGAATCTTCGCCCGGCAAAACCTGGTCACGGGAGGAAATCAAAGTAACTCGCGAACCCAGGCCGTTGTAAGCAGAAGCAAACTCGGCACCGGTAACGCCAGAACCGACCACAATAAGTTCCCGCGGGAGTTCAGTCAGACCATAGATTTGCGCCCAGTTAAGAATGCGCTCGCCATCGGGTTTGGCGGTGGGCAGTTCGCGTGGGTGTGCACCAACCGCGAGCAAAATCGCGTCAGCGGTAACCAGCTCGACGCCGGAGTCCGTCACGACCTCGATCGTGTGATTGTCCTTCATGGTGCCTTGACCAATAATGATCCGGACACCAGCTTGCTCTAGCCCGGCTTTAATATCGCCGGACTGCTCGCGAGCCAATTCCAGCAAGCGGTCGTTGACTTGCTTCAGATCCGCACGCATCAAAGGCACGCAATCACCGCCGTCAACATCAAAGCGGGCACCAAGGTCGGTGGCACTTTCAAAACGGTTCATAACATCCGCGGTAGCGATCAGCGTCTTAGACGGCACGACGTCGGTCAGCACCGCAGAGCCACCCAGACCGTTGCGTTCAACAATGGTCACCTGCACGCCGAGCGAAGCAGCCACCATCGCGGCCTCATATCCGCCCGGGCCACCACCCAAGATGGCTAAGGATGGGATGTTCATATCGTTTGGAGTCGTCACAGTCCCCTATTCTCGCCTATCCTGCCGCAGCCGCAAAGCGAGCCAAGCCTGACTTAGTCGCAAGTTAGCCGCAACTTGGCAGCGCGCGTACTTTCTAGGAAACAGGTAAATTGATTCCGTGAGTAACCTCGACGCTGAAACCGCACAGACTGAACCATTCCTTGCCGCCGCTCGCGCCGCTGCCTACATCGCTGAGCAAACTGGAGTGCCGCAACACGATGTAGCCCTGGTGTTGGGCTCTGGCTGGGGCGAAGCAGCCGACTTAATCGGTGAAACAACCGCTACATTGCAAGCAACTGATGTACCGGGGTTTTCCGCGCCGGCAGTGGTTGGCCACGTGGGCACCATTCGGTCGGTATTGACCGCTGAGGGTAAGCGAGCTCTGGTGCTCGGCGCCCGAACTCATTATTACGAGGGCAAAGGCGTTCGCGCAGTAGTGCACGGTGTGCGCACAGCGGCGGCAGCTGGCGCAAAAACCTTAGTACTGACCAATGGCTGTGGTGGCGTGAACCCAGGCTGGGCGCCTGGCACGCCAGTATTGATCAGCGATCACATTAATCTCACGGCAACCTCACCTCTTGAGGGTGCGACGTTCGTCGATCTCACCGACCTCTATTCTTCCCGGTTGCGCGATCTGGCTCGTGAGGTCGACCCGAGTCTCGCCGAAGGCTTCTACGCTCAGTTCTCTGGCCCGCATTACGAGACTCCGGCCGAAATTCGGTATGCAAAAACCATCGGCGCTGACCTGATCGGCATGTCGACTGCGTTAGAGGCTATTGCCGGCCGGCACGCTGGTATGGAGGTCTTCGGAATCTCGCTCGTGACCAATCTGGCCGCCGGAATCTCCCCCGTTCCGTTGAGCCATGCTGAGGTCATTGAAGCCGGTCAAGCTGCTGGCCCGCGAATCTCTCGATTGTTGGCTGAGATCATCGCCAAGCTCTAAAAGACGGTAGGTTATTTCCATGAGTCCCATGAGCAGTGAGCTCCTTGCCCGTGCCCTCGATTGGGCAAATAGCGACCCAGATCCGGCTACCGAAGCAGAGTTGCGCGCTTTGATTGACGTGGCTTCTTTGGATGATTCTGCTGGCGATGCAACGATGATTACCCAGGCCGAACAAGAGCTTGAAGACGCTTTCGCTGGCACTTTGCAATTTGGCACCGCTGGCTTACGTGCTGCCTTGGGACCGGGACCAAATCGGATGAATCGGATCGTGGTACGCCGTGCGGCGGCTGGCTTAGCAAGCTTCTTGCTAGACACTGCCGCCGCAGCAGCTGAGCCCTACCGCCCGCGCGCCGTCGTCGGCTTTGATGCTCGACACAACTCAGATGTCTTTGCGCTGGAAACTGCTGCCATTTTCATTGCGGCCGGCATTGAGACCTTCCTGATGCCCTCAGCATTGCCTACCCCGTTGCTTGCTTTTGCGGTGCGCGCACTTGGTTGCGAGGGCGGCGTTATGGTGACTGCCAGCCATAATCCGCCGCAAGACAACGGCTACAAGGTGTACCTGGGTGGCCGAGCGCTGGCTGCCAATGACGAATCCGGACGCGGCGCGCAGATTGTGGCCCCCTACGATAGCCAGATTGCGGCCCGAATCGACGCCGTTGGCGCTATCGAATCAATTCAACTTGCGCAGGACGGCTGGCAGCCAGTTGCGCCAGAGATCATTGCTGCCTACCGTCAAGGTCTGGTGGAATTGTTGCAGCTCGAGCGTTTTCCGGCTCGCGAACTAAAGATCGTGCTCACACCAATGCACGGTGTTGGCGGCGAAACCGCCCTTCAAGTATTTGAAGCTGCCGGATTCAACGATGTGACGGTAGTGAGCGAGCAAGCGGCACCAGACCCGAACTTTCCCACGGTCGCCTTTCCGAATCCCGAGGAACCGGGCGCATTGGATCTGGCCATACAAACGGCCACTGAAGTTGGCGCGGACTTGGTGATAGCCAATGATCCAGATGCTGACCGGGCTGCTGCTGCCGGCGTTGATCCGAGCACCGGGCAATGGCGAATGCTCCGAGGCGATGAAGTAGGAGCACTATTGGGCGCGCACGTGGTAGCCCGAGCGAAAACCGATGATGAGCCGCGCGGCGTCTTTGCGAATTCGATTGTTTCTTCCCGGCTCTTGGCAAAGATCGCAACGGCGAACGGATTTGCCCACGTGGAAACCCTCACCGGTTTCAAATGGATCGCCCGTGTGCCCGGCCTTAGCTATGGCTATGAAGAAGCCCTTGGCTACTGTGTTGCACCATCTTTGGTTCGGGACAAGGACGGCATTTCTGCTGGCTTGCTCATTGCTGAAATGGCCGCTGCTGCGAAAGCGACGGGCAGAACGCTTTTTGATTTATTGGACGATTTAGCCGTTCGCAACGGGCTGCACGTATCCGATCAATTGAGCGTCCGTGTTGCCGATCTTGGCCTACTTTCGGCTATGATGAACCGATTGCGGGAACACACACCGACTAGTTTTGCCGGATCTGCAGTAGAAACTGTCACCGATCTAGCTACTGGTTCGGCGCAATTGCCCGCCACCGACGGCATGCTATATCTGACCAGGGACAGCACCCGGGTGATCATCCGGCCTAGCGGTACCGAACCGAAGTTAAAGTGCTATTTGGAAGTGATCGTGCCCGTGGATTCGGCCGCTGATCTTAGCGAAGCCCGCAAAAATGCGCGCTCGGTTTTGGATGCTGTTTTGGACGACGTCCGCGAAGCGCTCGGATTGTGATTGGTTACGCTGGCGAAACGTCTGGGAGGATAGATAAATGACGGAGAACATTGCTAGTTTCATTGATCACACTTTGCTCAAGCCCGAAGCCTCCGAAGCTGATGTGCTAAAAGTGTGCGGTGAGGCCGTAAATTATGAATTCAAGTCGGTTTGCGTCAACCCGATCTGGGTCAAGACCGTGCATCAAGCGTTACGAAACTCGCCCGTGCTGACCTGTTCGGTGGTCGGCTTTCCACTCGGCGCAACCCCTACCGACGTCCAGGTTTTCGAAGCGCGTGGCGCGACCCTTGATGGTGCAGACGAAGTGGATATGGTGATAAATATCGCCGAAGCCAG from Renibacterium salmoninarum ATCC 33209 includes:
- a CDS encoding FAD-dependent oxidoreductase, which encodes MYDVVIAGAGPVGLFLSCELRLAGLSVLVLESASDPYSALKGRLLVCVASPYPQLKRFIDVAC
- a CDS encoding enoyl-CoA hydratase-related protein encodes the protein MAATLEHHDGIAFLNVGDTENRFTDSWLSEVEKALEEVVDGDSSVLLTTGTGKFFSNGLDLDWVKEHFDQFNSYAARVQVLLARFLTLPVPTIALVNGHAFGAGAMLALAHDFRIMRNDRGYFCFPEVDIHIPYYARNDRFDPSQADAAGSGCLDGYRAAALRG
- a CDS encoding purine-nucleoside phosphorylase; translation: MSNLDAETAQTEPFLAAARAAAYIAEQTGVPQHDVALVLGSGWGEAADLIGETTATLQATDVPGFSAPAVVGHVGTIRSVLTAEGKRALVLGARTHYYEGKGVRAVVHGVRTAAAAGAKTLVLTNGCGGVNPGWAPGTPVLISDHINLTATSPLEGATFVDLTDLYSSRLRDLAREVDPSLAEGFYAQFSGPHYETPAEIRYAKTIGADLIGMSTALEAIAGRHAGMEVFGISLVTNLAAGISPVPLSHAEVIEAGQAAGPRISRLLAEIIAKL
- a CDS encoding FAD-dependent monooxygenase, with protein sequence MRGLSIPTVEALYRRGLLADIAVSKAPNAPAKVASADTPQSAKPRRQAGHFAGIPFDEENIDSSRWPYRLPNPAESTVGTTMERVESALTARALELGVEIKRDAAVEGFSQSDEGVRVNAAGEVFQGKWLVGCDGGRSTVRKAGAFEFGGTDPEFTGYSVQVKISDPDKLNMGRIYTPTGMYFQSQPGIIAMVAFDGGSFHRSEAITLEHVQEVLRHISGTEVTLTALELAATWTDRTYQSTNYRNGRVLIAGDAAHIHSPLGGQGLNLGLGDAMNLGWKLAATIRGTASSTLLDSYASERHPIGAKVLNWSRAQVALMRPSQSSRALETMIRDLIGTRDGATYFAEQLWGVSLRYDLAGNHPLIGRSLPDFEFADGTRLGPLLKDGLGALLNFTGNAELRLLSERLGNSISYFEGQVQDNLGLSAVLVRLDGFVAWATDGEPDVAEIDAALSEWL
- a CDS encoding phospho-sugar mutase; amino-acid sequence: MSPMSSELLARALDWANSDPDPATEAELRALIDVASLDDSAGDATMITQAEQELEDAFAGTLQFGTAGLRAALGPGPNRMNRIVVRRAAAGLASFLLDTAAAAAEPYRPRAVVGFDARHNSDVFALETAAIFIAAGIETFLMPSALPTPLLAFAVRALGCEGGVMVTASHNPPQDNGYKVYLGGRALAANDESGRGAQIVAPYDSQIAARIDAVGAIESIQLAQDGWQPVAPEIIAAYRQGLVELLQLERFPARELKIVLTPMHGVGGETALQVFEAAGFNDVTVVSEQAAPDPNFPTVAFPNPEEPGALDLAIQTATEVGADLVIANDPDADRAAAAGVDPSTGQWRMLRGDEVGALLGAHVVARAKTDDEPRGVFANSIVSSRLLAKIATANGFAHVETLTGFKWIARVPGLSYGYEEALGYCVAPSLVRDKDGISAGLLIAEMAAAAKATGRTLFDLLDDLAVRNGLHVSDQLSVRVADLGLLSAMMNRLREHTPTSFAGSAVETVTDLATGSAQLPATDGMLYLTRDSTRVIIRPSGTEPKLKCYLEVIVPVDSAADLSEARKNARSVLDAVLDDVREALGL
- a CDS encoding NAD(P)H-quinone dehydrogenase, whose amino-acid sequence is MNIPSLAILGGGPGGYEAAMVAASLGVQVTIVERNGLGGSAVLTDVVPSKTLIATADVMNRFESATDLGARFDVDGGDCVPLMRADLKQVNDRLLELAREQSGDIKAGLEQAGVRIIIGQGTMKDNHTIEVVTDSGVELVTADAILLAVGAHPRELPTAKPDGERILNWAQIYGLTELPRELIVVGSGVTGAEFASAYNGLGSRVTLISSRDQVLPGEDSDAAEVLENVFERRGMTVLSRSRAESVQRTEEGVLVTLSDGRQVSGSHCLVCVGSIPKTEGIGLEAAGVALTESGHIKVDGVSRTSAPNIYAAGDCTGVLALASVAAMQGRIAMAHLLGDGLRPLKLTQVASNIFTSPEIASVGISEADLESGRYQGDVVKLPLQTNARAKMRNAKDGFIKIIARKGSGTVIGGVVVGANASELIFPIAIAVTQKLHVDDLANTFTVYPSLSGSISEAARRLHVHM
- a CDS encoding nucleotide disphospho-sugar-binding domain-containing protein, whose protein sequence is MGSVDLSDPTFVAAKEDSHRTLREFGLEEWSDRVGFNSRPQNALVFIPEALQPHPEKVDRSVYHFAGVAISDSQSEVDWNLPTDKKVMLMSLGSTFTRNVAFYRACIEAFGGLEDWHVVLQIGPLTAVEELGDIPANFEVHSWVPQVAILKNAELFLTHARMGGSREGLSLGVPMIAAPQAVDQFQNADSLVAAGVAVKVDGFEATAADLRAAFEAAQQPAIRERSAEIALQMATQDGVQFSLDSIKALLGERISV